The Bdellovibrio sp. ArHS genome has a window encoding:
- the hppD gene encoding 4-hydroxyphenylpyruvate dioxygenase, giving the protein MAQITEQNPIGLDGVDFIEYSGPDAHYFETIFKRYAFKEVGQVHGKNIRLFRQGDINYILNCEPQTFATDFAKMHGPSICATGFRVKDAEHAFKTAVARGGRPYEGNDHQKGATPFPAIYGIGDSLIYFIDEKNHNKLYNEIFQVKPEDKAPQGVGFTVIDHFTNNVPKGEMDKWCDFYTKVLAFREARYFDIRGAKTGLLSKVMRSPCGKFSVPINEPTETKSQIQEYLDEYKGSGIQHVALLTTDIIGTLENLKNSEIQFLTPPPHSYYEMLPTRVPNVTEDLNRLEKNAILVDGDEKGYLLQIFTKNTFGPIFYEVIERKGHDGFGDGNFQALFDAIERDQRERGYLT; this is encoded by the coding sequence ATGGCTCAAATTACAGAGCAAAATCCAATCGGTCTTGATGGCGTGGATTTCATCGAATATTCAGGTCCCGACGCACACTATTTCGAAACTATTTTTAAGCGTTACGCCTTTAAAGAGGTGGGACAGGTTCATGGCAAAAACATCCGCTTATTCCGCCAGGGCGACATCAACTATATCTTGAATTGTGAACCTCAAACCTTTGCGACAGACTTTGCAAAAATGCACGGTCCCTCTATTTGTGCGACAGGATTCCGTGTCAAGGACGCTGAACATGCGTTTAAGACGGCTGTGGCTCGTGGAGGTCGTCCTTATGAAGGTAATGATCACCAAAAAGGCGCGACACCTTTTCCCGCTATTTACGGTATTGGTGACTCATTGATTTACTTCATTGACGAAAAAAATCATAACAAGCTTTACAACGAAATTTTCCAGGTTAAACCCGAAGATAAAGCTCCTCAAGGTGTTGGCTTTACCGTGATCGATCATTTCACCAACAATGTTCCCAAAGGTGAAATGGACAAGTGGTGTGATTTTTACACGAAGGTTTTGGCTTTCCGTGAAGCTCGCTACTTTGATATTCGTGGTGCAAAAACAGGTCTGCTTTCTAAGGTGATGCGTTCTCCATGTGGAAAGTTCTCGGTGCCTATTAATGAGCCCACAGAGACGAAGTCACAGATCCAGGAGTATTTGGATGAATACAAAGGCTCTGGCATTCAGCACGTTGCTTTGTTGACGACTGACATTATTGGTACGCTGGAAAACTTGAAAAACAGCGAAATCCAATTCTTAACTCCTCCTCCTCACTCATATTATGAGATGCTGCCGACACGTGTTCCGAATGTGACGGAAGATTTAAATCGTCTTGAGAAAAATGCTATTCTTGTGGATGGAGACGAGAAGGGTTATTTGCTGCAAATCTTCACGAAGAATACTTTCGGCCCGATTTTCTATGAAGTGATTGAGCGCAAAGGTCATGACGGTTTCGGAGATGGCAACTTCCAGGCTTTGTTTGATGCGATTGAGCGCGATCAGCGTGAACGTGGATATTTAACGTAG
- the ribD gene encoding bifunctional diaminohydroxyphosphoribosylaminopyrimidine deaminase/5-amino-6-(5-phosphoribosylamino)uracil reductase RibD gives MELMKPLSIPSQGTKLSSEQAMRLAISEAYKGATRVSPNPLVGAVVLDAQGGFISCGHHEFYGGPHAEVNALKNLSPENLKDAHVFVTLEPCAHEGKTPSCAKMMARLPLKKVTFGLIDPNPLVAGQGAAILEAAGIEAEVFHSANPTEEQEIKTLLEEVCEAFLWNFRQKKIFVALKMASSLDGQVALKSGESQWITGPQSREYVHYLRACYDAILVGKGTIDFDNPSLNIRHPKISKDNKIVVVDGEGELLYRYDDLKLSAVHSSENVFWCVAEEARERVEKTLQNLKASPRIVYVKTNVGGDLNLEALLAQLYTQGLRSVMVEGGALTASSFISAGLVNRLYMFQAPIIMGSGGARSWTETVRISEMKNKIHIKNPRYLTFGNDFMITGTLS, from the coding sequence ATGGAACTAATGAAGCCCCTTTCTATTCCTTCTCAGGGAACCAAGCTTTCGTCTGAACAAGCCATGAGGCTTGCCATCAGTGAGGCCTACAAAGGGGCCACTCGTGTGAGTCCGAATCCTTTGGTGGGGGCCGTGGTTCTAGATGCTCAAGGTGGATTTATTTCCTGTGGGCACCACGAATTTTACGGCGGCCCTCATGCGGAAGTGAACGCACTTAAAAATCTTTCTCCAGAAAATCTTAAAGATGCTCATGTCTTTGTCACTCTTGAGCCCTGCGCCCACGAAGGGAAAACGCCTTCATGCGCAAAGATGATGGCCCGACTTCCGCTAAAAAAAGTGACCTTTGGATTGATCGATCCGAATCCTTTGGTGGCGGGGCAAGGCGCTGCCATCCTGGAAGCCGCCGGCATTGAGGCGGAGGTTTTTCACTCGGCCAATCCCACAGAAGAGCAGGAAATCAAAACATTGCTTGAAGAAGTGTGCGAGGCTTTTCTGTGGAACTTTAGACAGAAAAAAATATTTGTCGCTTTGAAGATGGCTTCCAGCCTGGATGGTCAAGTGGCTTTGAAATCCGGAGAAAGTCAGTGGATCACCGGCCCGCAGTCGCGTGAATATGTTCATTATCTGCGCGCTTGTTATGATGCGATTCTTGTTGGTAAGGGAACCATTGATTTTGACAATCCTTCTTTGAACATTCGCCATCCGAAAATCTCGAAGGATAACAAGATTGTTGTCGTCGATGGCGAAGGTGAACTTCTTTATCGTTATGACGATTTAAAACTTTCTGCAGTTCACTCCTCGGAAAACGTTTTCTGGTGTGTGGCTGAAGAAGCGCGGGAACGCGTGGAAAAAACTCTGCAGAATTTAAAGGCGAGTCCTCGAATTGTTTATGTAAAAACAAATGTCGGGGGCGATCTCAATTTGGAAGCCTTGTTAGCTCAGCTTTACACCCAAGGCTTAAGATCCGTGATGGTCGAAGGGGGCGCTTTAACGGCGAGTTCTTTCATCAGCGCGGGACTGGTGAACCGCCTTTATATGTTTCAAGCTCCCATCATTATGGGTTCTGGGGGAGCCCGATCGTGGACCGAGACAGTGCGCATTTCTGAAATGAAAAATAAAATTCACATTAAAAACCCTCGTTACCTGACTTTTGGAAACGACTTTATGATTACAGGGACTTTGTCATGA
- a CDS encoding PspC domain-containing protein, protein MTTDSMTQNYRWVRASDGALAGVCKGLGTALGIETWIVRVIWLIAILWFGTGILLYLILATCLPRVDKLDHALDGKLLGVCARIAKRYRIEVGLVRTGFVFLSLVTFGVAILGYGLCYFLIPKA, encoded by the coding sequence ATGACAACAGATTCGATGACCCAAAATTATCGCTGGGTCCGCGCTAGCGATGGAGCTTTGGCGGGCGTATGTAAAGGTTTGGGCACAGCCTTAGGTATTGAAACTTGGATTGTGCGCGTCATTTGGCTGATTGCAATATTGTGGTTTGGGACTGGAATCCTGCTTTATTTGATCCTGGCTACTTGTTTGCCCCGCGTCGACAAGCTAGACCATGCTCTAGATGGCAAGCTTCTTGGCGTCTGTGCTAGAATAGCTAAGAGATACCGTATCGAAGTCGGGTTGGTCAGAACAGGTTTTGTTTTCCTATCTTTGGTGACTTTCGGTGTGGCGATCTTGGGTTACGGGCTTTGTTACTTTCTTATTCCGAAGGCCTGA
- a CDS encoding RNA methyltransferase yields MNLKRPFEVRIVLVRTIYERNIGSTSRAMSNMGFDKLVLVAPACDITYEAQQAAATGQTGLQNRTTYASWDEFFAKEPESIKICFTARDGKGRQVRDIDEVLTDIADHAPPFQVHSDDPFVIHLIFGPEDWGLSAEDLEHANFCACLPTFGENWSLNLAQATLLGMFSLRKLWGGQRTKLDGGKSRRAPQGIQGINPEETLRTWLEEMGFDLTRQRKINVFTVLRRMLLQNTPTKKELVILETVLQQSLRKLREWKEYQKRDGKA; encoded by the coding sequence ATGAATTTGAAACGTCCCTTTGAAGTGCGCATCGTTCTGGTGCGCACAATATACGAACGCAATATCGGTTCCACCTCGCGCGCGATGAGCAACATGGGTTTCGATAAACTCGTGTTGGTGGCCCCCGCCTGTGACATCACCTACGAGGCTCAGCAAGCGGCCGCGACAGGCCAGACGGGATTGCAGAACAGAACCACTTATGCGTCGTGGGACGAATTCTTTGCCAAAGAACCCGAAAGCATCAAAATCTGTTTCACGGCCCGCGACGGCAAGGGACGTCAAGTTAGGGACATCGATGAAGTCCTGACGGATATTGCCGATCACGCTCCACCCTTCCAGGTTCATAGTGACGATCCTTTTGTTATTCACTTGATCTTCGGACCTGAGGATTGGGGACTTTCTGCTGAAGATCTGGAACATGCGAATTTTTGTGCGTGCCTGCCGACCTTCGGGGAAAACTGGAGCCTGAATCTAGCGCAAGCAACACTGCTGGGGATGTTCTCTTTAAGAAAACTATGGGGCGGACAGCGCACTAAATTGGATGGCGGAAAAAGCCGACGAGCCCCGCAAGGCATTCAGGGCATTAATCCCGAAGAAACTTTGCGCACCTGGCTTGAAGAGATGGGCTTTGATTTAACTCGCCAACGCAAAATCAACGTGTTCACTGTTCTTCGTCGAATGCTTTTACAAAACACCCCGACAAAAAAAGAACTTGTGATTCTAGAAACCGTTCTGCAACAGAGTCTTCGTAAGTTACGAGAATGGAAAGAATATCAAAAACGGGATGGCAAGGCTTAA
- a CDS encoding aromatic amino acid hydroxylase has product METDFLPPHLRKYVVEQHYDKYTPVDQAVWRYILRQLKAFLSKHAHECYVDGLEKTGINIERIPRIEEVSAKLKEFGWKALPVSGFIPPAAFMELQSLGVLPIASDMRTLDHLLYTPAPDIVHEAAGHAPILIHPEFSEYLRQYAQVAKKAIISKEDLDLYEAIRDLSDIKENPVSTPEQIKAAEEHLEIVSKNMSHVSEASELSRMNWWTAEYGLIGSLENPKIFGAGLLSSVGESKWCLSQKVKKIPLTVDCIKQTYDITEPQPQLFVTPDFKTLSKVLEDMADQMAFRLGGLAGLNKAIEAHSVNTAELNSGIQISGQIVEAITDSQGQVAYLRLSGPTQLCYMDQELAGHDKKYHAHGFGTPVGFLKAHPTKCPSTFTDEEWSALQVESGKTTRLEFTSGVVVTGVVQYRLIKNSKTITLTLENAKAELNGRVLFAPEWGTYDMAIGSSVTSVFGGPADREAYGEIVDFIAKRVPVPSYSEQELLRHRHYGAIRKLREEKVQGEKLTEELSKILQSHRSIFADDWLLPLEALELLHARDSHSFLKKQIEEDLALLAKKDEKTQGLINDGLALAGAL; this is encoded by the coding sequence ATGGAGACGGACTTTCTACCGCCGCATCTGAGAAAATATGTCGTTGAACAACACTACGACAAATACACCCCTGTCGATCAGGCTGTCTGGAGATATATTCTTCGTCAGTTGAAGGCATTTCTTTCTAAACATGCTCACGAATGTTACGTGGATGGTTTGGAAAAAACAGGCATTAATATCGAAAGAATTCCCCGTATTGAAGAAGTCAGCGCCAAACTTAAAGAGTTCGGCTGGAAAGCGCTGCCCGTCAGCGGCTTTATTCCACCGGCGGCCTTCATGGAGCTTCAGTCTTTAGGCGTGTTGCCAATCGCTTCAGATATGCGCACGTTGGATCATTTGCTTTATACCCCCGCGCCTGACATCGTTCACGAAGCAGCCGGGCACGCGCCGATTTTAATACACCCGGAATTTTCTGAATACCTTCGTCAATATGCGCAGGTTGCCAAAAAGGCGATTATCAGCAAAGAGGACCTGGATCTTTACGAAGCGATTCGTGATCTGTCTGATATCAAAGAAAATCCTGTATCGACGCCGGAACAAATCAAAGCGGCGGAAGAACATCTCGAGATCGTCAGCAAAAATATGTCGCATGTATCAGAGGCCTCTGAACTTTCGCGCATGAACTGGTGGACGGCCGAATATGGACTTATTGGCTCTTTGGAAAATCCGAAGATTTTCGGAGCTGGCTTGCTTTCCAGTGTAGGCGAATCGAAGTGGTGTTTAAGTCAAAAGGTAAAGAAAATCCCTTTGACCGTGGATTGTATTAAACAAACTTACGACATCACCGAGCCGCAACCTCAGCTTTTTGTGACTCCCGACTTTAAAACTTTGAGCAAAGTTCTTGAAGATATGGCCGACCAAATGGCTTTCCGTCTAGGGGGACTTGCCGGCTTAAACAAAGCGATTGAAGCTCATTCTGTGAATACCGCGGAATTGAACTCAGGCATTCAGATTTCCGGACAGATTGTCGAAGCCATCACTGACAGCCAAGGACAGGTCGCTTACTTACGTTTGAGTGGCCCCACCCAGCTTTGTTACATGGATCAAGAACTGGCGGGTCACGATAAAAAGTATCATGCGCACGGTTTTGGAACTCCCGTTGGCTTTTTAAAGGCACATCCGACGAAATGCCCGTCCACGTTCACCGACGAAGAATGGTCCGCCTTGCAGGTTGAGTCCGGCAAGACCACGCGCCTAGAGTTCACGTCAGGTGTGGTTGTGACTGGTGTCGTTCAATATCGCCTTATTAAAAACAGTAAAACCATCACGCTGACGCTGGAAAATGCCAAAGCAGAATTGAATGGCCGCGTTCTTTTTGCTCCCGAATGGGGCACTTATGACATGGCCATCGGGTCTTCCGTGACCTCTGTCTTCGGCGGACCTGCCGATCGTGAAGCTTACGGCGAAATCGTCGACTTCATCGCAAAACGTGTTCCCGTTCCCAGCTATTCTGAACAGGAGCTTTTGCGCCATCGTCACTATGGCGCCATCAGAAAATTGCGCGAAGAAAAAGTGCAAGGCGAAAAACTGACCGAGGAATTATCAAAAATTTTACAATCTCATCGCAGTATTTTTGCAGATGATTGGCTTTTACCACTGGAAGCTTTAGAGCTTCTTCACGCTCGCGATTCTCACTCATTCTTGAAAAAACAAATCGAGGAAGACTTGGCTTTGCTGGCGAAAAAGGATGAAAAAACCCAAGGTCTGATCAATGACGGATTGGCTTTGGCAGGAGCTCTTTAA